The window AGCCCAAGAAATATCGCCGATGGCATAGTTGTTTAACACTTTAGTGAATGAGGTCAGAAAAGGAAGCGCAAAGTAAAAAACGAGAAAGAATACTGTGAGTGGTACAAGAAGTTTTCTTTTTGATGAAACAAGATGTTGAAATGGTTCGCTGGCAGCGATTTTTTCGTAGTCGATCGTTGTGCTTTCCAGCGGGGATGATGATTGCAACTCTTTGTTTTCCATATTCGTCACTCCTTTATAAATGATTCAGTTCTGAAATCGCTTACATATATCAGAACCATGAGTTTATTTTAAAAAAACAATGGTCCATACGCAATATATTTTTAGAAAATTTTGATAATTTAAGTGGGTATTATCATTCTCAGCCGCTATGCTTTAAATTTTCTGGGGCAAGGAGTACTTTAGTAAAATTCGAAATAAGCACCAACTCATGGATTGGAGAAAAACTCAACGAGGCCTTTTATATGATAAGGAAACCTTTTTGACATTTCTTGTGTGCATCACAAAATAATGAGGACAAAAAATAAGTATCGATAACCGAAAAGTGGCGAATCATAACCATTAGGGAGGGATACTAATATGGCTCAAGATGTTCTTTGTGAAGTTCATAATTGTAAATATTGGAGCAATGGAAACAAATGCAGTGCAGATACTATTTATGTGGTCAGTCACAAAGGAAAACAGGCATCGAGTACTGAAGAAACAGATTGTAAAACATTTAGACCAGAAGCTTAATTCGCTAAGGGGTAGCCAATATTTGGTTACCCTTTATTGTTTTTAGATGATTTACATTCGAATTTGAATCATTCATTTCTTATTTTATGGCTTTTATCCCATCATATGGAATTCATTTTCTCATTCCATTATTGGAAGAGGACAAGAG of the Bacillus smithii genome contains:
- a CDS encoding DUF485 domain-containing protein; amino-acid sequence: MENKELQSSSPLESTTIDYEKIAASEPFQHLVSSKRKLLVPLTVFFLVFYFALPFLTSFTKVLNNYAIGDISWAWIFAFAQFIMTWTLCTVYVKKANKFDDMAGNILEEYKNKGSNV
- a CDS encoding DUF1540 domain-containing protein, producing the protein MAQDVLCEVHNCKYWSNGNKCSADTIYVVSHKGKQASSTEETDCKTFRPEA